In Porphyrobacter sp. LM 6, one DNA window encodes the following:
- the prsK gene encoding XrtA/PEP-CTERM system histidine kinase PrsK, with amino-acid sequence MAGGRTVIGGELLMPLGACLAWIAGAVLGTVAALWIWRNGERSRPDRRGLMTAAASSAMWCLLSAMVGPDHVLSIAASSARNLALIAAIYALFAADGRNASLKPIRPVIIALVLVQLLQPVLGLINLNAADPSALSGAVFEVRMVIDMLVSIGALMLLHNLYAGAASGVRPLLRWTGIGLAGIFAYDLNLATIAYLGGILPEMIGDARGLFAGIMAVLFALGMNAAGPRVQFNPSRAVTFRTLSLLLIGGYLAAMVLVTKALALIGGDIARTSQIMFVLLALGGAAFALPSPRLRGWLRVTATKHLFQHRYDYREEWLRFTRTIGHSGPSSASLHERAVKALADITDSPAGLLLMPNEEAQLELTARWNWPTIAVPAVAAEYALSGLIEQHNLVLAFEEVRRGIDHHGEAAQVPDWLIEAEDAWALVPLLHFDRLVGAIVLARPRIERQLDWEDFDLLRVAGQQLASYLAEQAGQQALMDASRFDEFNRRMAFVMHDIKNLVSQLSLLAANAEKHADNPAFRADMLVTLRNSADKLSALLARLGRYGAGHVNERDAFDLSELARSIADRLRASHPVALTREEPVLVMGNREALEQALIHLVQNAIDASPAGTPVFLDVTGFDLHGTIEVVDSGCGMSPEFVRTGLFKPFVSSKQGGFGIGAFEARELIRAMGGRVTVESREGLGTRFSVVLPLAEAARLLGGAPTPQSPSQEVA; translated from the coding sequence ATGGCCGGAGGGCGCACGGTGATCGGCGGCGAACTTCTGATGCCGCTTGGCGCGTGCCTGGCCTGGATTGCAGGCGCGGTGCTGGGGACGGTCGCAGCGCTTTGGATCTGGCGCAACGGCGAGCGTTCCCGCCCTGACCGGCGCGGCCTGATGACCGCCGCTGCCAGCAGTGCCATGTGGTGCCTGCTGTCAGCGATGGTGGGCCCGGACCATGTGTTGAGCATCGCCGCATCGAGTGCGCGTAATCTCGCACTGATCGCGGCGATCTATGCGCTGTTCGCCGCCGATGGCCGCAACGCCAGCCTCAAGCCCATCCGTCCGGTGATCATCGCACTGGTGCTGGTGCAACTGCTTCAGCCTGTGCTTGGGTTGATCAACCTCAACGCCGCAGATCCTTCGGCGCTGTCAGGAGCGGTGTTTGAAGTGCGGATGGTGATCGACATGCTGGTGTCGATCGGCGCGCTGATGCTGCTGCACAATCTCTATGCGGGTGCAGCGAGCGGCGTGCGTCCACTGCTGCGCTGGACCGGCATCGGTCTGGCCGGGATTTTTGCCTATGATCTCAACCTCGCAACGATCGCATACCTCGGCGGCATCCTGCCGGAGATGATTGGTGATGCGCGCGGCCTCTTCGCCGGGATCATGGCGGTGCTGTTCGCGCTCGGCATGAATGCCGCAGGCCCGCGCGTACAGTTCAACCCTTCGCGCGCCGTAACCTTCCGAACGCTCTCGCTGCTGCTGATCGGCGGCTATCTGGCCGCGATGGTGCTGGTCACCAAGGCGCTCGCGCTGATCGGCGGGGATATTGCCCGCACCAGTCAGATCATGTTCGTGTTGCTGGCGTTGGGCGGGGCGGCCTTCGCCTTGCCTTCGCCGCGTCTTCGGGGATGGCTGCGGGTGACAGCGACCAAGCACCTGTTCCAGCACCGCTATGACTACCGCGAGGAATGGCTGCGGTTCACCCGCACCATCGGCCATAGCGGGCCGAGCAGTGCAAGCCTGCACGAACGCGCGGTCAAGGCGCTGGCGGATATCACCGACAGCCCCGCCGGGCTGCTGCTGATGCCCAACGAGGAAGCACAGCTTGAACTGACCGCGCGTTGGAACTGGCCTACAATCGCGGTCCCGGCGGTAGCGGCGGAATACGCCCTGTCGGGCCTTATCGAGCAGCACAACCTCGTGCTGGCCTTTGAAGAGGTGCGCCGCGGGATCGACCATCACGGCGAGGCTGCGCAAGTGCCTGATTGGCTGATCGAAGCCGAGGATGCCTGGGCTTTGGTCCCGCTGCTCCACTTCGACCGGCTGGTCGGCGCGATCGTGCTCGCCCGTCCGCGGATTGAACGCCAGCTCGATTGGGAGGATTTCGATCTCCTGCGCGTCGCAGGCCAACAGCTTGCCAGCTACCTCGCCGAACAGGCGGGTCAGCAGGCGCTGATGGATGCCAGCCGGTTCGATGAATTCAACCGGCGCATGGCGTTCGTGATGCACGACATCAAGAACCTCGTCAGTCAGCTCTCGCTGCTTGCCGCCAATGCCGAGAAGCATGCCGATAACCCGGCCTTCCGCGCTGATATGCTGGTGACGCTGCGCAATTCGGCAGACAAGCTTTCGGCGCTCCTTGCGCGGCTCGGACGATATGGTGCCGGACACGTGAACGAGCGCGATGCCTTTGACCTTTCAGAGCTCGCCCGCTCGATCGCCGATCGTTTGCGGGCTTCGCACCCCGTCGCGCTGACCCGCGAGGAACCGGTGCTGGTGATGGGTAATCGCGAGGCGCTTGAGCAAGCTCTGATCCACCTCGTTCAGAACGCGATCGACGCAAGTCCCGCAGGAACACCGGTCTTCCTCGATGTGACCGGCTTTGATCTCCACGGCACCATCGAAGTGGTCGACAGCGGCTGCGGCATGAGCCCCGAATTTGTCCGCACGGGCCTGTTCAAGCCGTTCGTCTCGTCCAAGCAGGGCGGGTTCGGCATCGGTGCGTTCGAGGCGCGCGAACTGATCCGGGCGATGGGCGGCCGCGTGACGGTCGAATCGCGCGAAGGACTCGGCACCCGTTTCTCCGTGGTTCTGCCGCTGGCCGAAGCGGCCCGGCTGCTCGGCGGTGCCCCCACACCCCAATCCCCCTCGCAGGAGGTCGCCTGA
- the prsR gene encoding PEP-CTERM-box response regulator transcription factor has protein sequence MADKKPVLLVIEDDPGLQAQLKWAYDDFEVVIAGDRDSALTALRAEAPDVVTLDLGLPPDPDGTREGFAVLDAIMALKPDTKVIVASGHGARESALEAIARGAYDFYQKPIDIEALGLIVRRAFNLRAIEEENRRLVASASADKTVLGRLVTGAPEMVKVARTIERVARTSVSVMLLGASGTGKELLAQGLHDASDRADGPFVAINCAAIPENLLESELFGHEKGAFTGAIKTTEGKIESANGGTLFLDEVGDIPLPLQVKLLRFLQERTIERVGGRKAIAVNTRIVCATHQDLESMIRQGAFREDLFYRLAEIVVRIPGLAERHGDPVLLAKAFLKRFAAEMNPSVTGFAPDALAAIDAHDWPGNVRELENRVKRAVIMADGKLVSADDLDFGKDEEESADVLNLKAAREAADRRVIRHALARSEGNISSTAKLLGISRPTLYDLLKQYDLQT, from the coding sequence ATGGCTGACAAGAAACCCGTGCTGCTCGTGATCGAGGACGATCCGGGTCTGCAAGCGCAGCTCAAGTGGGCTTACGATGATTTCGAGGTCGTGATTGCCGGCGACCGTGACAGCGCGTTGACCGCGCTGCGCGCTGAAGCGCCCGACGTGGTCACGCTTGATCTCGGTCTGCCGCCCGATCCCGATGGCACCCGCGAAGGCTTTGCCGTGCTCGATGCGATCATGGCGCTTAAACCCGACACCAAGGTGATCGTCGCCAGCGGCCACGGCGCCCGCGAAAGCGCGCTCGAAGCGATCGCGCGCGGGGCCTATGACTTCTACCAGAAGCCGATCGATATCGAGGCACTAGGGTTGATCGTGCGGCGCGCCTTCAACCTGCGTGCCATCGAGGAGGAAAACCGCCGTCTGGTGGCCAGCGCCAGCGCCGACAAGACGGTGTTGGGCCGCCTCGTCACCGGCGCGCCGGAGATGGTCAAGGTTGCGCGCACCATCGAACGTGTTGCCCGCACCAGCGTATCGGTGATGCTGCTCGGCGCGAGCGGTACGGGCAAGGAACTGCTGGCGCAGGGCCTCCACGACGCAAGCGACCGGGCGGACGGACCGTTTGTCGCCATCAACTGCGCCGCGATCCCCGAAAACCTCCTCGAAAGCGAGCTGTTCGGCCACGAAAAGGGGGCCTTCACAGGGGCGATCAAGACCACCGAAGGCAAGATCGAAAGCGCCAACGGCGGCACCCTGTTCCTCGACGAGGTGGGCGACATTCCGCTGCCCTTGCAGGTCAAACTGCTGCGCTTCCTGCAGGAACGCACCATCGAGCGCGTCGGCGGGCGCAAGGCGATTGCGGTCAATACCCGCATCGTGTGTGCCACCCATCAGGACCTTGAAAGCATGATCCGCCAGGGCGCGTTCCGCGAAGACCTGTTCTACCGCCTTGCGGAAATCGTCGTGCGCATTCCGGGTCTTGCCGAACGGCACGGCGATCCGGTGCTGCTCGCCAAGGCCTTCCTCAAGCGGTTCGCGGCGGAGATGAACCCTTCGGTTACCGGCTTTGCGCCCGATGCGCTCGCCGCGATCGACGCGCACGACTGGCCGGGCAATGTCCGCGAGCTGGAAAACCGGGTGAAGCGCGCGGTGATCATGGCCGATGGCAAGCTGGTCAGCGCCGATGATCTCGATTTCGGCAAGGACGAGGAAGAAAGCGCCGATGTGCTCAACCTCAAGGCTGCACGCGAGGCGGCGGATCGCCGCGTGATCCGCCACGCACTCGCGCGGAGCGAGGGCAATATTTCGAGCACGGCCAAGCTGCTCGGGATCAGCCGTCCGACCCTGTATGACCTGCTCAAGCAGTATGATCTGCAAACCTGA
- a CDS encoding tetratricopeptide repeat protein has product MICKPDSRASLLALLIAAVLLCLSACGDATAAPAPTASTSGDPANSQDPDGPSYWVVLARDRYRAGEHLAALEAADQALARGADYGPALLLRALIVRDAHGFAASFPWFEAAIKADPANADARAEYAAALGDAGQAGAMLAAVRDLAEIAPDEPRVFYLQAVLAARGRDWALSRSLLARSGMATRGVPAAMLLDAVIALEEGNSDSAAATLEALAARQPGNVRVRELQARALLTGGRAADVVARFGADAERSDASPYLMMMVARAHEQSGDRARAAPLLARAYGRAPDGAVVLAASDGLPPPTRDMRRMLDGGASASALSAAGSLQRRFPLSADAASLAGDASLASGQPQEALAAYARAAKVKRPWPLTRRAVFAYRRVGDAEAADTLLARHVTGEPNAASAVIALAERQAARGEWSRTEQLLDHAIALGSGHDLRVLALRRDAAKALGRAGEAESFARLEAMLRPPRLTP; this is encoded by the coding sequence ATGATCTGCAAACCTGACTCTCGGGCATCGCTGCTGGCGTTGCTGATTGCTGCTGTCTTGCTGTGCCTGTCGGCCTGCGGCGATGCGACGGCAGCGCCTGCGCCAACGGCTTCGACTTCAGGCGATCCGGCAAACAGTCAGGATCCCGATGGACCGTCCTATTGGGTGGTGCTCGCTAGGGATCGTTACCGTGCCGGCGAGCACCTCGCCGCGCTGGAGGCTGCCGATCAGGCTCTGGCGCGTGGGGCGGACTATGGCCCGGCACTGCTACTGCGTGCGCTGATTGTGCGCGATGCTCATGGCTTTGCGGCATCCTTTCCGTGGTTCGAAGCGGCGATCAAGGCCGATCCCGCCAACGCCGATGCCCGCGCCGAGTATGCCGCCGCGCTGGGAGATGCCGGGCAAGCGGGGGCGATGCTTGCAGCGGTGCGCGACTTGGCCGAAATCGCGCCCGATGAACCGCGGGTATTCTATTTGCAGGCGGTCTTGGCGGCGCGCGGTCGGGACTGGGCGCTGTCGCGCAGTCTGCTCGCGCGCAGCGGCATGGCAACGCGCGGTGTCCCGGCGGCGATGCTGCTCGACGCCGTGATCGCGCTGGAGGAAGGCAATTCCGATAGCGCAGCGGCCACGCTTGAGGCACTGGCGGCGCGCCAACCGGGCAATGTTCGCGTGCGCGAGCTGCAGGCGCGGGCGTTGCTCACCGGCGGACGCGCGGCTGATGTTGTCGCCCGCTTCGGGGCCGATGCCGAACGCAGCGATGCCTCGCCCTATCTGATGATGATGGTGGCACGGGCTCACGAGCAGTCGGGAGACCGCGCGCGTGCAGCGCCGCTGCTGGCGCGTGCTTATGGCCGGGCACCGGACGGCGCGGTCGTTCTGGCCGCCTCTGACGGCCTGCCGCCGCCGACCCGCGACATGCGCCGAATGCTGGACGGGGGAGCCTCTGCCTCCGCGCTGTCCGCCGCTGGGTCCCTGCAACGCCGCTTCCCGCTTTCCGCCGATGCCGCAAGCCTCGCGGGTGATGCCTCACTGGCGTCAGGACAGCCGCAAGAGGCGCTGGCAGCCTATGCGCGCGCTGCGAAGGTCAAGCGTCCCTGGCCGCTCACGCGCCGAGCGGTGTTTGCCTATCGCCGCGTGGGGGATGCGGAGGCCGCCGACACACTGCTGGCGCGCCATGTGACGGGCGAGCCGAACGCTGCGAGCGCCGTCATTGCCTTGGCCGAGCGTCAGGCAGCGCGGGGGGAATGGAGCCGGACGGAGCAATTGCTTGATCACGCCATCGCACTCGGCAGCGGGCATGATCTGCGGGTGCTGGCGCTGCGTCGTGATGCCGCGAAAGCATTGGGCCGGGCAGGGGAAGCAGAAAGCTTTGCCCGACTTGAAGCAATGCTGCGCCCGCCACGCCTGACGCCATAG
- a CDS encoding bile acid:sodium symporter family protein — MSKPNLLARLPFLRDPMIAVLVVSTLLALALPATGPHRAIATTVSNAGIFVLFLVNGMRIRRSEIARGLANWRYFGPLMLFVFVGMAAMGMGFARLADPLLPPLVAIGFVYLGCLPSTVQSATSYTSLAHGNVALSVVGAALINIAGVFVSAPLFALLGGGGAGEIGSEAIIRIGLILVLPFLIGQAVQDRFIERVQSHRERIAWLDRSVIGIAVYVAFSGAVEQGLGTMFTPADWAVLTGLVLAMLGLALGSAWAVSGTLGLPRADRIAFLFAGSQKSVAVGAPLAAILFAPSAAGFVIAPLLLYHLAQLVLAAPLAMRLARG, encoded by the coding sequence ATGTCCAAGCCGAACCTCCTTGCCCGTCTCCCGTTTCTGCGCGATCCGATGATCGCGGTGCTGGTGGTTTCGACGCTGCTGGCTTTGGCGCTCCCGGCAACCGGCCCGCACCGCGCGATTGCGACCACGGTGTCGAATGCCGGGATCTTCGTGCTTTTCCTCGTCAACGGGATGCGTATCAGGCGCAGCGAGATCGCGCGCGGTCTGGCCAACTGGCGCTATTTCGGGCCGCTGATGCTGTTTGTGTTCGTCGGCATGGCGGCGATGGGGATGGGGTTTGCCCGCCTCGCTGACCCGCTTCTGCCGCCGCTGGTGGCGATCGGGTTCGTCTATCTAGGTTGCCTGCCTTCGACTGTGCAGTCGGCGACCTCCTACACCAGCCTTGCCCATGGCAATGTCGCGCTGTCGGTGGTCGGCGCGGCGCTGATCAATATCGCGGGCGTGTTCGTCAGCGCGCCGTTGTTCGCGCTTTTGGGCGGGGGCGGAGCGGGGGAGATCGGCAGCGAGGCGATCATTCGCATCGGGTTGATCCTGGTGCTGCCGTTCCTCATCGGACAGGCCGTGCAGGACCGCTTCATCGAGCGTGTGCAGTCCCACCGCGAACGCATCGCGTGGCTTGATCGCTCGGTGATCGGGATCGCGGTCTATGTCGCCTTTTCCGGCGCGGTCGAGCAAGGGCTGGGGACCATGTTCACCCCCGCTGATTGGGCCGTCTTGACCGGCCTCGTGCTCGCCATGTTGGGACTGGCGCTAGGTTCCGCATGGGCGGTCAGCGGCACGCTCGGCCTGCCGCGCGCAGACCGGATCGCATTTCTGTTTGCCGGATCGCAGAAGAGCGTGGCGGTGGGGGCTCCGCTCGCCGCGATCCTGTTCGCGCCGTCAGCCGCAGGGTTCGTGATCGCCCCGCTGCTGCTCTATCATCTCGCCCAGCTGGTGCTGGCCGCGCCTTTGGCTATGCGTCTGGCGCGGGGTTAG
- a CDS encoding DUF475 domain-containing protein, producing the protein MQTLLRYYTFSLIFTVICLGLAGWYGLVSSGTLIGMAQVLWIVVILSVLEVSLSFDNAVVNASVLKEMDEVWQKRFLTWGIAFAVFGMRIVFPLAIVAIAAGIGPMEALNLSLNNPQEYERLVSSAHIGIAGFGGAFLAMVGMKFFFDADKEVHWIGSIERALSKVSNLPAIEIALLLLGMWGISTLLPVEEAHTFLVAGMLGLVTFIAVEAVSHWLEMREEAARMAGAVVRSGFGGFLYLNILDASFSFDGVIGAFALSNNMIVIALGLSIGAMFVRSMTVHLVKQGTLAEYRYLEHGAFWAIVVLGAIMLVSAVFHIPETITGLIGAILIGLSFWWSVRHQRAERAANPAPDA; encoded by the coding sequence ATGCAGACGCTGCTTCGTTATTACACCTTCTCGCTGATCTTCACCGTCATCTGCCTTGGCCTCGCCGGATGGTATGGGCTCGTTAGTTCTGGCACGCTGATCGGCATGGCGCAGGTGCTATGGATCGTTGTGATCCTGTCGGTGTTGGAGGTTTCGCTCAGCTTCGACAACGCCGTGGTCAACGCCTCGGTGCTCAAGGAAATGGACGAAGTCTGGCAAAAGCGCTTCCTGACCTGGGGGATCGCTTTTGCGGTGTTCGGGATGCGGATCGTCTTCCCGCTTGCGATCGTCGCGATTGCCGCCGGGATCGGACCGATGGAAGCGCTCAATCTGTCGCTCAACAATCCGCAGGAATACGAACGGCTGGTCAGTTCGGCGCATATCGGCATTGCCGGTTTCGGCGGCGCGTTCCTCGCGATGGTGGGGATGAAGTTCTTCTTCGACGCCGACAAGGAGGTCCACTGGATCGGCAGCATCGAACGGGCGCTGTCAAAGGTGTCGAACCTCCCGGCAATCGAAATCGCCCTGCTCCTGCTGGGCATGTGGGGCATTTCCACACTGCTCCCGGTCGAGGAGGCGCACACTTTCCTCGTTGCCGGGATGCTGGGCCTTGTCACCTTCATCGCCGTGGAAGCGGTGAGCCATTGGCTCGAAATGCGTGAGGAAGCCGCACGCATGGCTGGCGCGGTGGTGCGCAGCGGGTTTGGCGGGTTCCTTTACCTCAACATCCTCGATGCAAGCTTCAGCTTCGACGGCGTGATCGGCGCCTTCGCACTATCAAACAACATGATCGTCATTGCGCTCGGCCTTTCGATCGGGGCGATGTTCGTGCGTTCGATGACGGTGCACCTCGTCAAGCAGGGGACGCTGGCAGAATACCGCTATCTCGAACACGGGGCCTTCTGGGCAATCGTGGTGCTGGGTGCGATCATGCTGGTCTCGGCCGTGTTCCACATCCCCGAGACGATCACCGGCCTGATCGGCGCGATCCTGATCGGTCTTTCGTTCTGGTGGTCGGTCCGCCACCAGCGCGCCGAACGCGCGGCTAACCCCGCGCCAGACGCATAG
- the panB gene encoding 3-methyl-2-oxobutanoate hydroxymethyltransferase, with product MSTTFQLDTSTSRANPTPQPMRRLTVPGVRARKQDGVTAEPLVMLTAYTARQAQLLDAHCDLLLVGDSLGQVIYGLPSTIPVTLEMMANHGAAVVRGSYHSVVVVDMPFGSYEASPEQAFESAAFLLKQTGAAAVKLEGGAAMAPTVEFLNSRGIPVMGHVGLTPQAVNVLGGYGARGRSDAEAEKIVSDAIALDKAGAFAIVVEGVVEPIAIAATKAVSCPTIGIGASAQCDGQVLVTEDMLGMFERVPRFVKRYEDIAGVIDRTVARYAEEVRSRTFPGEEQTYQPKKG from the coding sequence ATGTCCACGACCTTCCAGCTCGACACCAGCACCAGCCGCGCGAACCCGACCCCGCAGCCGATGCGGCGACTGACTGTGCCGGGCGTGCGCGCCCGCAAGCAGGACGGCGTCACAGCCGAACCGCTGGTGATGCTGACCGCCTACACCGCCCGCCAGGCCCAGCTGCTTGATGCCCATTGCGACCTGTTGCTGGTGGGTGATTCCCTCGGCCAGGTGATCTACGGCTTGCCTTCGACGATCCCGGTGACGCTCGAGATGATGGCGAACCACGGCGCAGCGGTGGTGCGTGGCTCTTATCATTCGGTGGTGGTGGTCGATATGCCCTTCGGCTCCTACGAAGCCTCACCCGAACAGGCGTTCGAGAGCGCGGCGTTTCTGCTGAAGCAGACAGGTGCGGCGGCAGTAAAGCTTGAAGGCGGCGCAGCGATGGCGCCGACGGTCGAGTTCCTCAACAGCCGCGGTATTCCGGTGATGGGCCATGTCGGGCTCACTCCGCAGGCGGTCAACGTGCTCGGCGGCTATGGCGCGCGCGGACGTTCCGATGCGGAAGCCGAAAAGATCGTCTCCGATGCTATCGCGCTCGATAAGGCCGGAGCATTCGCCATCGTCGTCGAAGGCGTGGTCGAACCGATCGCCATTGCCGCGACCAAGGCGGTGTCCTGCCCGACCATCGGCATCGGCGCCTCCGCACAATGCGACGGGCAGGTGCTGGTGACCGAGGACATGCTTGGCATGTTCGAACGAGTTCCGCGCTTCGTGAAGCGATATGAAGATATCGCCGGTGTTATAGATCGCACCGTCGCGCGCTATGCCGAGGAGGTGCGTTCCCGCACCTTCCCCGGCGAAGAACAGACCTACCAGCCCAAGAAGGGCTGA
- a CDS encoding amino acid permease has protein sequence MASQPNRSVLQRMFARKSIAQVQRETQASELKRSLGKWNLLLLGVGCIIGAGIFVRTGSAAALHAGPAVLLSFVVAGIVCAFAGLCYAELSSTLPVSGSAYTYGYTTLGEFVAWIMGALLLLEYGLAASVVAVGWGGYVVSLLADFGLQIPPQFTGPAGYTLMRDGVPVLVDGQTVTTLFNLPAFLICMALAGLLVVGVSESAKVNNVIVAIKVSVLAAFILVGGGIVLSKLPELMSTNWVPFIPEYDPAANNGEGAFGVDGIMRAASIVFFAYIGFEAVSTAGQEAKDPAKDMPFGIIGSLVVCTVIYMLVAAIMTLLVPYGTLNVPDPVAVVVDNFGPTWGWLAKVIKIGAIIGLTSVVLVLMYAQTRIFYTMARDGLLPKVFSRVNKRFHTPAVNTVVVGLVTAIAAGFFDINVLGDMTSVGTLAAFAIVCLSVIYLRRVAPELPRGFKVPLYPVVPVLGILSCAYLIYTVPPNVLMFFVYYMVGGVVLYFVYGIRNSNLQHGDPQDDAPDMGEFPGPVVDD, from the coding sequence ATGGCGAGCCAACCGAACCGTTCCGTTCTCCAGCGTATGTTCGCGCGCAAATCGATTGCCCAAGTCCAACGTGAAACTCAGGCAAGCGAGCTCAAGCGCTCGCTTGGCAAGTGGAACCTGCTGCTGCTCGGTGTGGGCTGCATCATCGGGGCGGGGATCTTCGTCCGCACCGGCAGCGCTGCAGCGCTCCATGCGGGGCCGGCTGTGCTGCTGAGCTTCGTCGTCGCCGGGATCGTCTGCGCCTTTGCCGGCCTGTGCTACGCCGAGCTGTCCTCCACTCTGCCGGTTTCAGGCTCGGCCTACACCTATGGCTACACCACGCTGGGTGAATTCGTTGCGTGGATCATGGGCGCCTTGCTGCTGCTCGAATACGGTCTGGCCGCATCTGTGGTGGCGGTAGGCTGGGGCGGCTATGTGGTCAGCCTGCTCGCCGACTTCGGTTTGCAGATTCCGCCACAATTTACAGGCCCTGCCGGCTACACCCTGATGCGCGACGGTGTTCCCGTTCTGGTCGATGGCCAGACCGTGACGACGCTCTTCAACCTGCCCGCCTTCCTTATCTGCATGGCGCTTGCCGGGCTGCTGGTGGTGGGCGTTTCGGAAAGCGCCAAGGTCAATAACGTCATCGTCGCCATCAAGGTGAGCGTGCTGGCCGCGTTCATTCTGGTCGGCGGGGGGATTGTGCTCAGCAAGCTTCCCGAGTTGATGTCCACCAACTGGGTTCCCTTCATTCCTGAGTATGATCCTGCTGCCAATAATGGCGAGGGCGCTTTCGGTGTTGACGGGATCATGCGCGCCGCCTCGATCGTGTTCTTCGCCTATATCGGCTTCGAGGCAGTCTCGACCGCAGGGCAGGAAGCCAAGGATCCGGCCAAGGACATGCCCTTCGGCATCATCGGTTCGCTGGTTGTGTGCACGGTGATCTACATGCTGGTCGCCGCGATCATGACGTTGTTGGTGCCTTATGGGACGCTCAACGTGCCCGATCCGGTCGCGGTGGTGGTCGACAATTTCGGCCCGACCTGGGGCTGGCTCGCAAAGGTCATCAAGATCGGTGCGATCATCGGCCTGACCTCGGTCGTGCTGGTGCTGATGTATGCCCAGACCCGCATTTTCTACACGATGGCGCGCGACGGCCTGCTGCCCAAGGTGTTCAGCCGCGTCAACAAGCGCTTCCACACCCCTGCGGTGAACACTGTCGTGGTCGGCCTGGTTACGGCGATTGCGGCGGGCTTCTTCGACATCAATGTGTTGGGTGACATGACCTCTGTCGGTACGCTTGCTGCCTTTGCGATCGTGTGCCTTTCGGTGATCTATCTCCGCCGCGTCGCGCCGGAGTTGCCGCGTGGGTTCAAGGTGCCGCTCTACCCGGTGGTGCCGGTGCTGGGCATTCTGTCATGCGCCTACCTGATCTACACGGTGCCGCCGAACGTGCTGATGTTCTTCGTGTATTACATGGTTGGCGGTGTGGTGCTGTATTTCGTCTACGGCATCCGCAACTCCAATCTGCAGCACGGCGATCCGCAGGATGACGCGCCCGATATGGGCGAGTTCCCAGGGCCGGTCGTCGACGACTGA
- a CDS encoding recA-like protein has product MSRSPMPFTLSKASPARVLSAALPEARWRPGLAAHPFHSEIFAPATEASGAGLALALARDALAAARQGEDARHVLWVQDRKAMQLGGRPCVAGLPSDLRHRLIHVAASTPEDALFALEEGLKCRDLACVIGEIAGNPRALTFTASRRLSLTAERHGLRLWLVRLDAEPDLSSARMRWRARAAPSPAPRWHPSSPGPATWRAELFRARAHAPGAWMLSDDTGTLCIRRDHEADCAAPDFVHLARPTFGRSLAARARA; this is encoded by the coding sequence ATGAGTCGTTCGCCCATGCCCTTCACGCTCTCCAAAGCCTCGCCCGCGCGGGTCTTGTCGGCTGCGCTTCCCGAAGCGCGCTGGCGGCCGGGGCTTGCCGCGCATCCGTTCCATTCGGAAATCTTCGCTCCCGCAACCGAAGCGAGCGGGGCGGGGCTGGCGCTGGCCTTGGCGCGCGATGCGCTTGCTGCTGCTCGGCAGGGCGAGGATGCCCGCCATGTACTGTGGGTGCAGGACAGGAAGGCGATGCAGCTTGGCGGGCGGCCCTGTGTCGCGGGCCTGCCGTCTGACCTGCGCCACCGGCTGATCCATGTCGCAGCGAGCACCCCTGAAGACGCGCTCTTCGCGCTGGAAGAAGGCCTGAAATGCCGCGATCTTGCCTGTGTGATCGGCGAGATTGCAGGTAATCCTCGCGCACTGACTTTCACCGCCTCGCGCCGCCTCAGCCTCACGGCGGAGCGCCACGGCCTGCGGCTGTGGTTGGTGCGACTGGATGCCGAGCCCGATCTTTCCTCGGCGCGGATGCGTTGGCGGGCCCGCGCCGCGCCGTCGCCAGCGCCGCGCTGGCACCCTTCCTCCCCCGGCCCCGCCACCTGGCGCGCCGAACTGTTCCGCGCCCGTGCTCACGCGCCGGGCGCATGGATGCTGAGCGATGACACCGGAACCCTGTGCATCCGCCGCGATCATGAAGCCGATTGTGCCGCGCCGGATTTTGTCCATCTGGCTCGCCCGACTTTCGGTCGATCGCTGGCGGCGCGCGCTCGCGCCTGA